From Echinicola soli, a single genomic window includes:
- a CDS encoding autotransporter outer membrane beta-barrel domain-containing protein, producing the protein MNFKVVKFKHVVLGLFFFVAVTETLAQTGIGTQSPDESAVLDVSSTTKGVLIPRLALTSTTSPAPLSANVAGMIVYNTATAGTAPENVTPGFYYNDGSAWVRVADVSSQDMRFVGTNNHITKDAGIGSNGTDAGTGNNNIFIGQNTGTVDADWSNRILIGQDAGQDAQANGLIAIGQSAGEKLGSGMDVDTSPGLYIGHFAGSTTFNDQGPSHNTIIGQSAGRMGVFENSIMLGDSAGYNADGHDNILIGKGAGKSTTGDNNIVIGNGTEVAPAPGLSINQLNIGNWIYGDDGVIGIGTTAPKSRLDVNGYVKLGSEDLKSTSGSDADREGMIRYGPNKTFQYHNDTDWVTMASTTDADITKDAWVDDPANDMVKLGTLSDGITARTAGTEFVAKDDGRVGIGTSNPVWELDVRGSRAIGQFKRITSGATNTSAGFLFTRARGMIGSEADIQAGDFLGKLLFRGRTGGADVDYATMAFVAKSTTAEDGRYAFFTGGAAFEDSELMTILSPSGNVGINKVNPLNKLVVKGEDNPPTSGVVSEGTNATLRVDGSGHNLDFGTYSISPWGGGIFNRMVMEVLLACLWC; encoded by the coding sequence ATGAATTTTAAAGTAGTGAAATTTAAACATGTAGTGTTGGGACTGTTTTTTTTTGTTGCTGTTACGGAAACGTTAGCGCAAACGGGTATAGGAACACAATCCCCCGATGAGAGTGCAGTACTGGATGTGTCCAGTACGACTAAGGGCGTGCTGATCCCACGACTGGCTTTGACCAGTACCACGTCCCCTGCGCCACTTTCCGCAAATGTTGCTGGAATGATCGTTTACAACACAGCGACAGCTGGCACTGCACCGGAAAATGTCACGCCCGGCTTTTACTACAACGACGGCTCCGCATGGGTGAGAGTGGCCGATGTTTCTTCTCAAGATATGCGCTTTGTAGGCACCAACAACCATATTACCAAAGATGCAGGTATAGGCAGTAACGGCACAGATGCAGGTACGGGCAATAACAACATTTTCATTGGTCAAAATACAGGTACAGTTGATGCTGATTGGAGCAACCGGATACTTATCGGTCAAGATGCAGGTCAAGATGCCCAGGCTAATGGGCTTATAGCCATTGGCCAGTCGGCTGGTGAGAAATTGGGTTCGGGCATGGATGTAGATACATCCCCCGGCTTGTATATCGGGCATTTTGCCGGTTCAACGACTTTTAACGACCAGGGGCCTTCGCATAACACAATAATAGGACAATCTGCGGGTAGGATGGGTGTTTTTGAAAATTCGATAATGCTTGGTGATAGCGCAGGATATAATGCCGATGGCCATGATAACATTCTGATAGGAAAAGGTGCAGGAAAAAGCACAACTGGCGATAATAATATAGTGATAGGGAATGGGACCGAAGTAGCACCTGCTCCTGGTCTTAGTATTAACCAACTTAATATTGGCAATTGGATTTACGGTGATGATGGTGTAATTGGCATAGGCACCACTGCCCCTAAATCACGCTTGGACGTGAATGGCTATGTCAAACTGGGCAGTGAGGACCTAAAATCCACCTCTGGCAGCGATGCTGACCGAGAGGGCATGATCCGGTACGGTCCTAATAAAACCTTCCAATATCACAATGATACGGACTGGGTAACTATGGCTTCCACCACTGATGCTGATATCACCAAAGATGCTTGGGTAGACGATCCTGCCAATGATATGGTGAAACTGGGTACATTGAGCGATGGTATCACGGCCCGGACAGCCGGAACTGAGTTCGTGGCGAAGGACGATGGCAGAGTGGGGATAGGGACCAGCAACCCTGTATGGGAACTGGATGTACGGGGTTCGAGAGCTATTGGGCAATTCAAGCGTATTACTTCAGGAGCCACTAATACTTCTGCGGGGTTCCTGTTTACCAGGGCTCGTGGGATGATAGGTTCGGAGGCTGATATTCAGGCAGGTGACTTTCTTGGCAAGTTGCTGTTCAGGGGACGCACGGGAGGTGCAGACGTTGATTACGCTACAATGGCATTTGTAGCGAAAAGCACAACTGCTGAAGATGGTAGATATGCTTTTTTTACTGGCGGAGCTGCTTTTGAGGATAGTGAACTGATGACCATTCTTAGTCCTTCGGGCAATGTGGGCATAAACAAAGTTAACCCATTGAATAAGTTAGTGGTTAAGGGTGAGGATAACCCACCTACAAGTGGTGTTGTTTCGGAAGGGACTAATGCTACTCTTAGAGTAGATGGATCTGGTCACAACTTAGACTTTGGGACATATAGCATTTCGCCATGGGGGGGGGGTATATTCAATCGCATGGTAATGGAAGTGCTACTGGCTTGCCTTTGGTGCTGA
- a CDS encoding autotransporter outer membrane beta-barrel domain-containing protein, producing the protein MCEIPFIETLDNDQDMNFKVVKFKTAILGLFFFVAVTETLAQTGIGTQSPDENAVLDVSSTTKGVLIPRLTGEQVTALEGNSPADGMLVYNTDQSCVQIYRGSAFECLTVDTGADLTKDVWVDDNSNTQIKLGAKSDGTTARPAGTEFVAKDNGRVGIGTSNPDWQLHVQGDRAIGLFKRVNNTAANNAPGFLFTRARGTLGSELGISSGDFLGKVQFRGRVGSADEDYATLGYVATSTTIGDGRFAFFNGTGSSESVEVVSINTNSTNILGVGTATPQKTIHVNGSLQVTNELNVGGNATTAGSAGTAGQYLTSNGSGAAPTWQSPAGIVPTSNGTVIAVNGELRIAQEIIAHLSDNFSTSSSSATAIGNLNVEIMDNEGTYSGTASTNSFTVTADGIYQIVMNMQLSNTASGNPVIGIWDNTAGAWVARVNDAIGTGLQTFTLITSINMLAAKTYSFRCAASGGTTTIRAQSSGDTGSGPVSQVSVKRLR; encoded by the coding sequence ATGTGTGAAATTCCATTTATAGAAACTTTAGATAATGATCAAGATATGAATTTTAAAGTAGTGAAATTTAAAACTGCAATACTGGGACTGTTTTTTTTTGTAGCTGTTACGGAAACGTTAGCCCAAACGGGTATAGGGACCCAATCCCCGGATGAAAATGCGGTACTGGATGTGTCCAGTACAACTAAGGGGGTGCTGATCCCCAGGCTTACCGGCGAGCAGGTGACCGCTTTGGAAGGAAATTCCCCTGCAGACGGCATGCTTGTCTATAACACCGACCAGAGTTGTGTCCAAATATATAGGGGAAGTGCTTTTGAATGTCTAACAGTGGATACAGGAGCAGATCTTACCAAAGATGTCTGGGTAGACGATAATTCCAATACCCAAATAAAGCTGGGGGCTAAAAGTGACGGCACCACGGCCCGGCCAGCAGGGACTGAATTTGTGGCAAAGGATAATGGCAGGGTAGGTATAGGAACCAGTAATCCCGACTGGCAATTGCACGTTCAGGGGGATAGGGCAATAGGATTGTTCAAACGGGTGAACAATACTGCCGCCAATAATGCTCCAGGGTTTCTTTTTACCCGAGCTCGTGGCACATTAGGTTCTGAATTAGGGATTTCTAGCGGTGATTTTCTTGGGAAAGTACAATTTCGCGGTCGTGTTGGTAGCGCAGATGAAGATTATGCCACACTTGGGTATGTTGCAACAAGCACCACCATAGGCGATGGTCGCTTTGCATTCTTTAATGGAACAGGTTCTTCGGAGTCGGTTGAAGTGGTTTCAATTAATACTAATTCTACCAATATCCTTGGGGTTGGCACTGCAACACCGCAGAAAACAATACATGTAAACGGCTCCTTACAAGTGACCAATGAACTAAATGTGGGCGGCAATGCCACAACGGCAGGAAGTGCCGGTACTGCCGGGCAATATTTAACGTCCAATGGCTCCGGGGCAGCTCCTACGTGGCAATCACCTGCGGGCATTGTACCGACTTCAAATGGTACAGTAATAGCAGTAAACGGAGAACTTCGAATCGCACAGGAAATTATCGCACACTTATCGGATAATTTTAGTACGTCATCTTCATCAGCAACAGCCATTGGTAATTTAAATGTTGAAATTATGGATAATGAAGGTACTTACAGTGGAACTGCAAGTACAAATTCCTTTACAGTAACTGCTGATGGTATTTATCAAATTGTAATGAACATGCAATTATCCAATACAGCTAGCGGAAATCCAGTTATAGGTATTTGGGATAATACTGCGGGTGCCTGGGTTGCGCGTGTAAACGATGCTATAGGTACAGGGCTACAAACATTTACACTTATCACATCCATTAATATGCTTGCAGCGAAGACCTATTCGTTTAGGTGTGCTGCATCCGGAGGAACAACTACCATAAGAGCACAAAGTAGTGGTGATACAGGTAGTGGCCCTGTAAGTCAAGTTTCGGTAAAAAGGCTTAGATAA
- a CDS encoding HIT family protein, protein MASIFTKIIKREIPAHIVAEDENYIAFLDIMPLVKGHVLVVPKKEVDYIFDLEDEMLSGLNIFAKKVAKGVDKAIKCTRVGVAVIGLEVPHVHIHLVPLNTMDDINFTRPKLTLNDQELADIAARIKAEL, encoded by the coding sequence ATGGCAAGTATTTTTACAAAGATCATTAAAAGAGAAATTCCCGCCCATATCGTAGCGGAAGACGAAAATTACATCGCGTTTCTGGATATCATGCCCTTGGTAAAGGGACATGTGCTGGTCGTTCCTAAAAAGGAAGTGGATTATATTTTTGACTTGGAAGATGAAATGCTTTCGGGGCTGAATATTTTCGCTAAAAAGGTGGCTAAAGGAGTGGATAAGGCTATCAAGTGTACACGGGTTGGCGTAGCAGTGATCGGACTGGAAGTGCCACATGTTCACATCCATTTGGTGCCCTTGAATACGATGGATGATATCAATTTTACCCGGCCTAAATTAACGCTAAATGATCAAGAACTGGCAGATATTGCAGCCAGGATCAAAGCGGAATTATAG
- the greA gene encoding transcription elongation factor GreA, whose product MGQVQYYTEEGLKKLKDELQELKTKGRQDIAKQIAEARDKGDLSENAEYDAAKDAQGLLELKIAKLEGVIGNARVLDNSKMDTSKVGILCTVKIKNVKNGMTVAYTLVSEEEADLKANKISLASPFGKGLLGKKVGEIAQINAPAGVVEFEVLDITY is encoded by the coding sequence ATGGGACAAGTACAATATTATACAGAAGAGGGGCTTAAGAAACTGAAGGATGAGCTTCAGGAATTGAAGACCAAAGGAAGACAGGATATTGCCAAGCAGATCGCTGAGGCAAGGGACAAAGGAGACCTTAGTGAAAACGCAGAGTATGATGCTGCCAAAGATGCCCAGGGGCTTCTTGAATTGAAAATAGCTAAGCTGGAAGGCGTGATCGGCAATGCCCGCGTGCTGGACAATTCCAAAATGGATACGTCAAAAGTGGGGATTCTGTGCACTGTGAAAATCAAAAATGTAAAAAATGGCATGACGGTCGCCTATACCTTGGTGTCAGAGGAAGAGGCTGACCTAAAAGCCAATAAAATTTCTTTGGCCTCACCTTTTGGGAAAGGCCTTTTAGGCAAGAAAGTAGGCGAGATCGCTCAGATAAATGCACCTGCAGGTGTAGTGGAGTTTGAAGTACTAGACATTACATACTAA
- a CDS encoding 2-hydroxyacid dehydrogenase: MNILIIDEMHSSITPLLEAKGFKVNYSPKITRAEIEDIIADYEGLIIRSKTPMDKPLLEKAIKLKFIGRAGAGLDKIDLDYIEEHGIKLFHAPEGNRDAVAEHAVAMLLMLFNNLQKADNEVRQGIWDREGNRGEELQGKTVGIFGYGNMGRAFARRLSGFGVNVIAYDKYLEHYSDEYATEATFEEIQREADVLSIHVPLTMETRNFFTTEVLGDFSKPFYLINTARGEVINLETLNETLEKGILKGALLDVLENEKLHALTALQKRSFEKLVTRKDVLFTPHIAGWTFQSYEKINEVLVSKISGEFLVE; encoded by the coding sequence ATGAACATACTGATAATTGATGAAATGCACTCCAGTATTACACCTTTGCTGGAGGCGAAAGGTTTTAAGGTGAATTATAGCCCAAAGATCACCCGGGCAGAGATAGAGGATATCATCGCAGATTATGAAGGATTGATCATCAGGTCAAAAACGCCGATGGACAAGCCGCTGTTAGAAAAGGCAATCAAGCTGAAATTTATCGGAAGGGCGGGTGCCGGACTGGATAAAATAGACCTGGACTATATCGAAGAGCATGGGATAAAGCTATTTCATGCCCCTGAGGGGAACCGTGACGCGGTAGCAGAGCATGCTGTAGCGATGCTGCTGATGCTGTTCAACAACCTCCAGAAAGCAGATAACGAAGTGCGCCAGGGAATATGGGACAGAGAAGGCAATAGGGGCGAAGAACTTCAGGGCAAGACCGTAGGGATTTTTGGTTATGGTAATATGGGGAGAGCCTTTGCCCGCAGGCTTAGTGGTTTTGGCGTTAATGTGATTGCATATGATAAGTACTTAGAGCACTACAGTGATGAATATGCCACCGAGGCCACTTTTGAGGAGATTCAGCGGGAGGCGGATGTCCTGAGTATCCATGTCCCACTCACTATGGAAACGAGGAACTTCTTTACTACAGAGGTATTAGGTGATTTTAGTAAGCCGTTTTACCTCATCAACACAGCGAGAGGAGAGGTGATCAACTTGGAGACATTAAATGAAACACTGGAAAAAGGGATCCTAAAAGGAGCGTTGCTTGATGTACTCGAAAATGAGAAGCTCCATGCACTAACAGCCCTCCAAAAGCGTTCTTTTGAAAAGCTAGTGACTAGAAAAGACGTGCTGTTTACCCCACATATAGCGGGCTGGACTTTCCAATCCTATGAAAAGATCAATGAGGTGCTCGTAAGTAAGATTTCAGGTGAGTTTTTAGTGGAATAA
- the mgtE gene encoding magnesium transporter, with the protein MEKIKEFELSREYLESLKASIEEENIEGIRESLEGTKEADVASLLDELEIEEVLFVLRVLEHEFAADVLIELDEESQFKLVQEMESEELAVLLDSMESDDAVDILHQLVVKDREDVISHLQEREKAGHIMELLRYEEGSAGALMAKEFIKANLNWTVVQTIDEIRRQAENVEKIYSIYVVDNKESLLGRVALKKIILGSANTKIKDIYEEDIMSVPTYMDEEEIAEIMRKYDLEALPVVNAKNKLVGRITVDDVLDVIREQAEEDMQAMTGISDDVEESDSVFRLSKARLPWLLIGIFGGLMGAKIIGVFNDGLSKYIQLASFIPLITATGGNVGIQSSSLVVQSLAAKSVFAESIGRRFAKVLLVAVLNGIVLGAVVFGTVVFVYGNEVKFGIVVGFALFSVVLLASFMGTVTPIVLDKIGINPAMASGPFITTANDLLGLAVYFLVAMMLLNL; encoded by the coding sequence TTGGAAAAAATAAAAGAATTTGAGCTCTCGAGAGAGTACTTGGAATCCTTAAAAGCGAGTATTGAGGAAGAGAACATTGAAGGTATCCGCGAATCATTAGAGGGAACCAAAGAGGCTGATGTGGCTTCATTGCTTGATGAGTTGGAGATAGAGGAGGTGCTGTTTGTGCTGCGGGTGCTTGAACATGAGTTTGCCGCTGACGTGCTTATCGAGCTGGATGAAGAGTCGCAGTTTAAGTTGGTCCAGGAAATGGAATCCGAAGAATTGGCAGTCTTGCTTGATTCGATGGAGTCCGATGATGCGGTGGATATCCTCCATCAGCTTGTGGTGAAAGACCGGGAAGACGTCATCAGCCATCTGCAGGAAAGAGAGAAGGCAGGCCATATTATGGAGCTGTTGCGGTACGAGGAAGGAAGTGCTGGTGCCTTGATGGCCAAGGAATTTATCAAGGCCAATTTGAATTGGACGGTGGTGCAGACCATTGATGAGATCCGAAGGCAAGCTGAAAATGTTGAGAAAATCTACTCTATTTATGTGGTGGACAATAAAGAGAGTCTTCTCGGAAGGGTGGCGTTAAAGAAGATTATTTTAGGGTCTGCAAATACCAAGATCAAGGATATTTACGAAGAAGATATCATGTCGGTGCCCACTTATATGGATGAAGAAGAAATCGCCGAGATTATGCGTAAGTATGACCTTGAAGCACTTCCCGTGGTCAATGCCAAAAATAAATTGGTAGGGAGGATTACAGTCGATGACGTGCTGGATGTGATCAGGGAGCAGGCAGAAGAAGATATGCAGGCGATGACAGGTATTTCCGATGACGTGGAGGAATCGGATTCAGTCTTTCGGCTTTCAAAAGCACGCTTGCCTTGGCTGTTGATAGGGATTTTTGGCGGATTGATGGGTGCAAAGATCATCGGGGTGTTTAATGACGGATTGAGCAAATACATTCAGCTGGCCTCTTTTATTCCGCTAATTACCGCGACGGGAGGGAATGTAGGCATCCAATCATCCTCACTTGTGGTACAGTCTCTGGCGGCAAAATCGGTATTTGCCGAAAGTATTGGGAGGCGATTTGCTAAAGTGCTGCTGGTGGCCGTGCTGAATGGTATTGTGTTGGGCGCCGTTGTTTTCGGGACGGTGGTGTTTGTCTATGGCAATGAGGTGAAATTTGGCATCGTGGTTGGGTTTGCATTGTTCAGCGTGGTGCTTTTGGCCTCGTTTATGGGGACGGTGACCCCGATCGTTTTGGATAAAATAGGGATCAATCCCGCCATGGCTTCTGGGCCGTTTATCACTACTGCAAATGACCTTTTAGGGTTAGCAGTTTACTTTTTAGTGGCCATGATGCTGCTAAACCTTTAA
- the rsmA gene encoding 16S rRNA (adenine(1518)-N(6)/adenine(1519)-N(6))-dimethyltransferase RsmA, translating to MEKVRAKKHLGQHFLKDLGIAEKIAMSVTGHMGVKKVLEIGPGMGVLTDFLLQEEWELYLVDIDKESIAYLHKKYPQLNEKIIDADFLKYDFGKVIEGEYIVAGNFPYNISSQIFFKVLEFRSNVTEVVCMLQKEVAQRIASPHGNKDYGILSVLLQAYYDIEYLFTVPPDVFDPPPRVNSGVIRLKRNNVQTLDCNEKLFFRVVKQGFSTRRKTLRNALKSLGLSDEMKQDPILDKRAEQLDVSAFISLTNKLELSWKK from the coding sequence ATGGAGAAGGTCAGAGCGAAAAAGCATCTTGGACAGCACTTCCTGAAAGACCTTGGGATAGCAGAAAAGATCGCCATGTCAGTAACTGGTCACATGGGCGTCAAAAAGGTATTGGAAATAGGACCAGGGATGGGAGTACTGACCGACTTTCTGCTTCAGGAGGAATGGGAGCTGTATTTGGTGGATATTGATAAGGAGTCAATTGCGTACTTACATAAAAAATATCCCCAATTGAATGAAAAAATTATCGATGCCGATTTTCTGAAATATGATTTTGGAAAGGTTATTGAGGGAGAGTATATCGTAGCTGGTAATTTTCCATATAATATTTCGTCTCAGATATTTTTCAAAGTTCTGGAATTTCGAAGTAATGTGACCGAAGTAGTCTGTATGCTTCAGAAGGAGGTGGCCCAGCGAATAGCCTCTCCACATGGTAACAAAGATTACGGTATTCTGAGTGTGCTTTTGCAGGCATATTATGATATAGAATATTTATTTACCGTGCCTCCGGATGTTTTTGATCCCCCACCAAGAGTAAACAGTGGTGTGATCCGGCTCAAGAGAAACAATGTCCAAACGCTGGATTGTAACGAAAAGTTGTTTTTTAGGGTGGTAAAGCAGGGCTTCAGCACGAGACGAAAGACGTTAAGGAATGCATTGAAATCGTTAGGCCTGTCCGACGAAATGAAACAGGATCCCATTTTGGATAAACGGGCAGAACAGCTAGATGTATCAGCTTTTATTTCACTCACCAATAAACTGGAATTGTCTTGGAAAAAATAA
- a CDS encoding leucyl aminopeptidase family protein, which produces MLTAIRLLDSPGNLLHQSGVIFISGEKDLEQVPVDNTKSAYINAQFWEKNKSQVHFSSENSQLVFVKAKDHDSSSYQLELARKAGAASWKTLKESDHPRVYYFGKSEKLLLAFLEGAVLASYKFSKYKSAKNQGPSTLEVCTDITDESNLEELVTVCLSTFVARDLVNEPVIYLSAVQLSNEIEKLGKTYGFNTEVLDESKITSLKMEGLLAVNAGSELPPTFTIMHYKPASAKKFKKPIVLVGKGVVYDTGGLSLKPTPNSMDFMKADMAGAAAVIGALCAVAKTGLPVEVIGLVPATDNRPGYNAITPGDIITYPNGKSVEILNTDAEGRLILADALIYAAKYDPKLVIDLATLTGSAAAALGKEGAVMMGKAYDEEKGFLKIAGKEVCERLVEFPLWDEYGDQLKSTVADISNIGGPTAGAITAGKFLEHFTDYNWIHIDIAGPSFIKTGESYKPAGGTGFGVRLITQFLKNISN; this is translated from the coding sequence ATGTTAACCGCCATAAGATTACTAGACTCTCCGGGAAATCTTCTCCACCAAAGTGGAGTGATATTTATATCAGGTGAGAAAGACCTTGAGCAGGTACCTGTAGATAATACCAAGTCCGCCTATATCAACGCGCAGTTTTGGGAAAAGAATAAGTCACAAGTACATTTCTCAAGTGAAAACAGCCAATTGGTATTTGTAAAGGCCAAAGATCATGACAGCTCCAGTTATCAATTGGAACTGGCAAGAAAAGCAGGAGCTGCCAGTTGGAAAACGCTGAAGGAATCTGACCATCCCCGTGTTTATTATTTTGGAAAATCAGAGAAACTGTTATTGGCATTTTTAGAGGGAGCCGTCCTAGCTTCTTACAAATTCTCCAAATACAAATCCGCGAAAAACCAAGGGCCTTCTACGTTAGAGGTCTGTACCGATATTACCGATGAAAGCAATCTGGAAGAACTGGTCACGGTTTGCCTGTCCACTTTCGTTGCGCGGGACTTGGTCAATGAGCCGGTGATATACCTGAGTGCCGTCCAGCTAAGCAATGAGATCGAAAAACTGGGAAAAACCTATGGCTTCAACACTGAAGTACTGGATGAAAGTAAAATCACTTCGCTAAAAATGGAAGGCCTCCTCGCCGTCAATGCCGGAAGTGAACTTCCTCCGACCTTCACGATAATGCATTATAAGCCTGCTTCCGCCAAGAAATTCAAGAAACCCATTGTCCTGGTCGGAAAAGGAGTCGTGTATGACACCGGTGGACTTAGCCTTAAGCCCACACCAAACTCCATGGACTTTATGAAAGCAGACATGGCCGGTGCAGCTGCTGTTATCGGAGCGTTATGCGCTGTTGCCAAAACGGGATTGCCCGTGGAAGTGATCGGGCTCGTCCCCGCCACCGACAACCGCCCAGGCTATAATGCCATCACTCCAGGAGACATCATCACCTACCCCAACGGCAAAAGCGTGGAAATTCTCAATACTGATGCAGAAGGCCGGCTGATCCTTGCGGACGCACTGATCTATGCAGCCAAATATGACCCTAAACTGGTCATTGACCTGGCCACACTGACTGGTTCTGCAGCTGCTGCGCTAGGAAAAGAAGGCGCTGTGATGATGGGGAAAGCCTATGATGAGGAAAAAGGCTTCCTAAAAATAGCCGGCAAGGAAGTTTGTGAACGATTGGTGGAATTTCCCCTATGGGATGAATATGGCGATCAGCTGAAATCTACTGTGGCCGACATTTCCAATATTGGAGGCCCCACTGCTGGTGCCATTACAGCAGGGAAATTCCTCGAGCACTTCACGGATTACAACTGGATCCATATCGATATTGCAGGCCCATCGTTTATAAAAACCGGGGAAAGCTACAAACCTGCAGGAGGCACAGGCTTTGGGGTGAGACTGATCACACAATTTCTAAAAAACATTTCCAATTAA
- the pdxA gene encoding 4-hydroxythreonine-4-phosphate dehydrogenase PdxA, with product MNPKKNKPVIGITIGDINGVSAEVTMKALMDNRILKLVTPVIYAHGKALTFYRKHLKLEDFNFMQIRNIGEIHHKKVNVINVTEECPEVMPGTETSEAGKMALAALDHAIADIKDHKLDALVTAPLNKNNINAESLKFVGHTEYLTEAFEAKESMMFMVSEDMRVGLVSGHIPLSQVTESVTGHKIEQKLKIMLASLREDFGIEKPRIAVLGLNPHAGEDGLLGKEEIEIIQPAIREFKDKGHLIFGPYPSDGFFGMMHQKKFDGVLAMYHDQGLVPFKTLAFDNGVNFTAGLPIVRTSPDHGTAYNIAGKNLADEGSMRAAIFMAYDILSQKQPWEEDE from the coding sequence ATGAATCCTAAAAAAAATAAGCCTGTAATTGGCATTACTATTGGCGACATTAACGGGGTCAGTGCTGAAGTGACCATGAAAGCACTCATGGACAATCGGATCCTCAAACTAGTCACTCCTGTCATCTACGCCCATGGCAAAGCATTGACTTTTTATCGAAAGCACCTAAAGCTGGAGGATTTTAACTTCATGCAGATCAGAAACATTGGCGAAATCCATCACAAAAAGGTAAACGTCATCAATGTAACCGAAGAATGTCCGGAGGTCATGCCGGGAACCGAGACTTCTGAAGCCGGTAAAATGGCCTTGGCAGCATTGGATCATGCCATTGCTGACATCAAAGATCATAAATTAGACGCACTGGTAACCGCTCCGCTAAACAAAAACAATATTAACGCTGAATCGTTGAAATTTGTGGGGCACACAGAATATTTGACCGAGGCTTTCGAGGCCAAGGAAAGCATGATGTTTATGGTCTCAGAGGACATGCGTGTCGGATTAGTTTCCGGCCATATTCCCTTAAGCCAGGTAACTGAAAGTGTCACAGGCCATAAGATAGAGCAAAAGCTAAAAATCATGCTGGCTTCGTTGCGCGAAGATTTCGGCATCGAAAAGCCACGAATTGCGGTTTTGGGGCTCAACCCACATGCCGGGGAAGACGGGCTTTTGGGCAAGGAAGAAATAGAAATCATCCAGCCGGCCATCCGGGAATTTAAGGACAAAGGCCATTTGATTTTTGGCCCGTATCCATCGGACGGTTTCTTCGGTATGATGCACCAGAAAAAATTTGATGGTGTCCTGGCCATGTACCATGATCAGGGCCTGGTTCCTTTCAAGACCTTGGCTTTTGACAATGGTGTCAACTTCACGGCAGGACTCCCTATCGTGAGGACATCGCCAGACCACGGCACTGCGTACAATATTGCTGGCAAGAACCTTGCTGACGAAGGTTCCATGCGCGCTGCCATCTTTATGGCCTACGATATCCTTTCCCAAAAACAACCTTGGGAAGAGGACGAATAA
- a CDS encoding YceD family protein, translating to MVKFWRAFDIDIIKLNEGTHEFSFDVSDEFFEQIKDNDLVKKGNLKVIVLLRKEVNLLEATFKIDGTVELTCDRSLEKFDQALHTVEKIIYKYGPEEQEINEEIFVITRDTPKINVAQLIYEFIILALPIKKIHPDYQDEEEMEGEGRLVYWSDEPEEGEEENDSSKPDIEDQIDPRWEALKNIKKKD from the coding sequence ATGGTTAAATTCTGGAGAGCTTTTGACATTGATATCATCAAACTCAACGAAGGAACGCATGAGTTTTCCTTTGATGTGTCCGATGAATTCTTTGAGCAAATCAAAGACAATGATCTGGTAAAAAAAGGAAATCTGAAGGTTATAGTTCTTCTACGAAAAGAAGTCAACCTTTTGGAGGCAACATTCAAAATAGATGGCACAGTGGAGCTCACCTGTGACAGGAGCTTGGAGAAATTTGATCAAGCGCTGCACACTGTCGAAAAGATCATCTATAAATACGGGCCGGAGGAGCAGGAAATCAACGAGGAGATCTTCGTAATTACCCGCGACACCCCCAAGATCAATGTTGCCCAATTGATTTATGAGTTTATAATACTTGCTTTGCCAATCAAGAAAATTCACCCTGATTACCAGGATGAAGAAGAAATGGAAGGCGAAGGCAGGTTGGTATATTGGTCAGACGAGCCGGAAGAAGGGGAAGAAGAAAATGATTCTTCCAAACCCGACATTGAAGATCAGATAGATCCCAGATGGGAAGCATTAAAAAACATTAAGAAAAAAGATTAA
- the rpmF gene encoding 50S ribosomal protein L32, whose amino-acid sequence MAHPKRKISKTRRDKRRTHYKLTAPGLAQCPTTGEFHLPHRAYWLDGKLYYKGQVIIEKEVLA is encoded by the coding sequence ATGGCACATCCTAAGCGCAAAATTTCAAAAACCAGAAGAGACAAGAGAAGAACGCATTACAAGCTTACCGCTCCAGGTTTAGCTCAATGCCCCACTACAGGTGAATTCCACTTGCCTCACAGAGCTTACTGGCTTGATGGCAAACTTTATTACAAAGGTCAAGTGATCATTGAAAAAGAAGTTCTTGCCTAA